DNA sequence from the Hippopotamus amphibius kiboko isolate mHipAmp2 chromosome 1, mHipAmp2.hap2, whole genome shotgun sequence genome:
AAGGGGTTCAGGTCCTTGTTGAGCTCCTTGGAGCGTTCCATCACCAGGGTCACTGGTCCTGGCAACAGGTCCTTCAGGAGCTCCTCAGGTACTCTCACATGACAGTACCTGGGAAACAAAAGGGGCAAAAATCCAACCAAATGAAAGGCACTGCTGGTCCTATCCCAGAGTGTAGGCAGATCTAGGAAAGGTGACCCGAGGGACTACAATGGGATCCGCCTGTCTTCTCTCTTCACCCCTAAGAGCTTGAGGAGAGGCAGGGCTCCAGAGGAGCACCCCAGGCTTGGACCCCACAGGCCTCTGGTCTCCGAGGCTACAACAACTGCACCACTTTCACGCTCcgtgttttacttttttcaaggCACTCCCTACTAAATTAAGCTACCGTgttcccccccttttttcttaAACCGTGGGAGCTCCCCGCCCATTATCACAAAAACGCCAGGAAAATAGGGACCCCGCCTGATTCGTTCATCGCTGCGCCCCCGATCTCGTTCAAGACCTGGCAGACGCAAAGTGCTCCATACACGTTTCCAGTTCCGGATTCCTGGGTGAGCCTGGACAAGCCCCTCCCGCTCTCTGCGCCTCAGTCTCCCAAGCCTGTCACCGGAAACCCCTCCCGCGGTGCCGCCCCCAGCGGGGCCGGGTTGGGGCGTCCTCACCTGTAGACGTCGGCCACGCGGCCCAGGCATACGGCCAGCGGCTTGGTCTCGCTGCGGCCCTTGACGCGGTACACGGCGCCCAGTGCCTCCGAGCAGCTCGCCGAGCAGGCCAGGCCGTACAGCGTATCGGTGGGGACGGCCACAACGGCGCCGGCGCGCAGCTCGGCCACGGCGGCCCGCAGCGCCTCCGTCCAGCCGGCGCGCTCCGGGTTTGCGGCCCGCACGGCCCCGCACCCCGGGAGCCGCAACAGCCGGGCCTCCGGCACCGCCCGAGCGGGGCTCGGCGGGCGGAGGAGGCGCCCGCTCCGGGCGGGGCCCGCCGGCCCCTCACTCAACCCCACGCTGGCAGCCACCGCGGCCCTCAGCCCCCTGCACCGCCGCGCTGGAGACATCCGCCCAGGCCCGCTTCCGGGAGGAAGTGACGCGCCCGGCCATCTTCCGGTCCCGGAGGCTCCGCCCCACCTCCGCGCCGGGCAACTTAAAGGGACCGCGACCCCCGGGAGGATTGAAGGAGACCGGTGGGGACGGGGCGGGGCGCAGCTTTGCGGAGCTCTAGCGCAgcgctggggttgggggggcggccGAAAGGGGGGAGGTGGTCGGGCCGCGCAGGCGGAGATGGAATGGGGCCCGGGCTCAGACTGGTCACGGGGGTGAGAGGGGGCCCGtcggggcggggggaaggggctCTGACCCCGCGCAAGCGCTGGCCCTGACCGTCTGTCTCGCTCTCTCCCGGCCAGGGAGGCTGCCGGCGTGGACCGTGGGAAGGCGGGGCTGGGGCTCGGCGGGAGGCCACCCCCGCAGCCGCCCCGGGATGAGCGCGCCCAGCAGCTGCTGGACGCAGTGGAGCAGCGGCAGCGGCAGCTCCTGGACACCATCGCCGCCTGCGAGGAGATGCTGCGGCAGCTGGGCCGCCGGCGCCCGGAGCCGGCTGGTGGCGGGGTCAGTGCCCACCCCGGGCtgggcctgggaggtgggggctgcCCACTGGCCGCACTTGCCAAGCCCTGGCTTCCCCTGGAGGGTGGAAGAGTGTCCCCGCCGCTTTACCCCCCCACTGCCTTTCACCTGGGCGAGACGCTTTGAAAAAGTTAAGTGCTATCCAGATGCCAAGTAGCCATCTCTTGCAGGGCCTAATCCAAGGCCTTTCCTCCCAgcctcactttttcttttttttctttctgttccaatCAGAACGTCTCAGCCAAACCTGGAGCGCCCTCCCAGCCAGCTGTCTCCACCAGAGGTGGCTTTCCAAAGGATGCTGGCGATGGAGCTACGGAGCCCTGACCATCCCCGAGCCGGGTGCCCTGACATCTCTCCCTCCCCGGGGCTGGTGGCTGGACTCTGAACAACTCCCTTTCAATAAAGGGGCCAGTCTTCACTGGCAGTGGCTGGTACTTGGCTCTCAGCCTGGGGTGGCAGCTCTGCTAGCAGCTGGGTtcactcccaattcatcctggcTGAAGGCAGTGCTGAGCTCTGAAATGTAGCCAACAAATACCCAGTCTGATTACCCAGATTTGGGCAGACCAGCAGTGCTCGCCAGAGTGGTCTGGCCTGCTTTGGGGGTTCCAGGTGGTGTTACATGTCCATTTCATGCTTTGAGGGCACCTAGCCCCACAAAACACTTATAGCAGAGCCTTGATTAAAAGGAAACCTGCAGACTCTCCTGGTGACCGACCTTTCCTTTCTGTCCCCTCTCTAAGACCCTGATGACTAGGGAGGGGGGAAGTGGTTGAAAACTGTCAACCATGGGTAGGGTTGGAAAAAACGCCACAGATACTACCAGatttaaataagcatttaatTAGGAATTCATTAGTATTTAATATTGCTTTTTCAATTCCAAAAAGTTAAATTTTCACTTCTTAGCAGATATTTTAAAGTACAATATTAAGTTTATACAAAATGAGCAATTAAGCAAACACCATTATTTCACATTCttcaaaaatacaaattcatatttattcttttttgggttTGGAGGTTTCTTCCTTTGGAAGTACTGAACCTGTAACGTTTTCATATCGCTCAGTGGAAGTCCGTTGTTCCCATGTTTCACACAAATAAATTTGATAGGCTTTTACATAATCCAAATAAAACTATTTGGGATTTAACCAAGACCTCTGGCCAATGACTAGCGTGTGTCAAAAAAAGAAGGCTCTCATGGGTCTTTGCTTCTCCTGGCCAGAAGATCTGAGCCAGAGATTCAGCAAAAACCTGTTTCCAGCCACCTTCCCCAAACAGGGACTAGGAGTTTACAGGGAAAGAGAACAGCCACCTTGAACTCTGACTCCCCACCTCCACATTCtccaaaacacaacaaaagatGCAGACTGTTGAGTCAAACAGCGCCCTGGGGAGGCCTGAGGACACAGGGGAAAAGGGCAAGAGAGGCCTCTCTGACTTGGCACCAGTATGAGGATAACAAGAATATTGCAGAAAACACCCCTGGGTTTTGGTGAAAAAAAGGTTTTATGAAAAATTTCCCCGTAAGAAAAAGAGTAGAAACTGCATTGAGCTGAGAAAGTGACATATCATCACCCAATTTGGGGCCCAGCAGGCACACCACCAAAAGGGCAGCGTGTGGTTTTAAACTTTGCTTGCAGTAAAAAAGCTTGTACTATGTACACACTGACATAAAGATgcagtttaatttgcatttttcagtgCAGACTGAGAGGCCCTCTCTTGAACAGGAGGAACAGAAATGCCCCAACAGTGATAATCAGCTTCTCCAAAGGGTGTGAGAAGAAACAGCGGACCCTTTCTCTTGCCCCTGCGCCAACATATGCAAGAGGAAACAGGCTAAACTGATTACCAATCAGAAATATGCATAATTCAGTTTTgttgcctctcccctccccaataTTTAGGAATGGTCAATTTCCAATCTATGTCACAGCAGAACTATCTGCATATCGTATCTATGGAAATCTTTCTGCTTTGgctgaagtatattttaaaacttctctatTCTTTAGACGCCtgagaactgaaaataaaatgaggggtgggggagaggggagtgaggggaaaggaagaaagttgATAAAGCAGATTATTAACAGCTTTGTTTACTGGATGCAAGGAAGGCTAGAGGTTTTTGCTTAAAGAGCCAACAGGGGCGGTAGGGGGAGCAGTATGGAAATGGCTGGTATTGCCCCCCCACCTACAACCTTCCCCAAACATATTTCTGATTGGTGGTGTAGGAAAATTGTAAACTCATTAGCAGTATTGTTGCAGTTCCACAAATCAATGGTTTCAGTGACTCTGGAGAAGTCTTGAGGATTAAGGACAATGGACATGATTACAAATATAAAAGTCTACAAGGTGCCAGGTGTCTACCTAGGAACAACCAGTTTCTTCCTTTCAGGCATCACTCTATAATGGTGAAGGGGGGAAAGATGGCAAGGGACCAAGAAGTGATGAAAAAGGGCCTCAACAGTTGGCAGAAGAAAACAGGACCCGCAGCAGTTCTTCAGAGAGCCTGAGGGGGCGCCCTTGGGCACACAGGGAAGGCTTGCATAGATTGAGCAGTTGCTGAGAATGCATAATAGTGTTTCCCTACGGACAGCCTCACAGCACAGGGCTGATCAGTGGAAAAGCGCGGCCAGGCCAGGGCCACATGGGACAACGACCATCAAGCTACACATATTGCACCAAGGTAAGTGCTTTTCTTTTCACACCtcaatttaactttttttctgagcaaaaaataaaactttgtgtaaagtatatatgtgtgtgtgtgtgtgtgtatacacacacacacacacacacacaaaagaaattgCAGCAATTGGGTTAAAGATAAAATAACctaaagtgcttttttttttttattatttctttactaGACCAATATGAGGTTCTGCAAACTTGTCCCTTTGGACACATTCAGCATTATACAAAGTCTCTCAGGAAAACACACTCATCCATTATCCCCATCAGTCCGCTGCCTTGACCCTGAAAGTAAAACTCTCCAATCTACTGACTCTCCCAGAGACGGTGAAGAGAAGTCCCTTGCTTCTACCCAGAGAGGCCTTCACACCTTAAGGCCCCTCCTCAGCTTTGTACCATGATCTCcttctggggggctggggggtggaaTTCAATGAATGACACCAATTCCTGTCATCAAACTAGTGATGCCCCCACAAGGTTGGCCAAACAGAGCCACTGCCCCTCAATGCCTCACCCACCTGCCCAGGGAAGGGCCAAATTCACTAAGGCAGTTTGGCGGTGCCAGCCAGTTTCCTGCCACCTGCCAAGCCTATGAACTCCAAAATTCCCCGGGCCGACTGGCACCCTGCAAAGGGGCAGTGTAACTGGAGAGACGAGCGGGAGCTGGAAGTCTCAATCTACAGGGTGAAAGTGATTAAGGTTACCATGGGAAGAAAAAAGGCATGATTTTACCTGCGGGAAGTCTGCACACCTTCCCTAGCCTTACCCTAGGTTCATTCCTGCGTTTGAAAACTGCTCTCCACGAAGGCTCTTTGTGGCTCCACTTTAGCCAGCGGCCCTCTCTTCTCCAAGGCCCTTGACAGTAGAGGCCAGGCTGAtagaaggggtggggtggggaagagtgctagaagaggaaggaaaggagaggctgCCTACCCTGTGGAGTAAACCTGCTCCTCACAGCTACTCACTAGCATTTTCAGCACATTGCTGATGTTTTCAAAAGCTGATGTAATATCTAGTCACCCTCAAAAGGCAGATACTTCAACTAGAAAAATCTGTCAGCTTAAACACTGTTTCTTCATTATCCCTAATCTTTGGAGAGCAGGAAAGCCACTGACCTGAACAGACCCAACACAAGCACAGCCCAGACTGACCAGAGGGAAGCAATATTCCAACCATGGGCGCTTCCACCGGCCTTCCCTGGGCTCTTGTTTTCCAGCTCAGCTCCCAGGAAGCCAAATCTCAGGTGAGCCTAGGATGGGCACATGGGGAGGTCATTTGGGACTCACGATGCTGCTCTCTCTCTcggaaggtgtggagaaaaatcGACAGGCTCCTACCACAAAGCTTCCTGTGGGTGCAAGGCCCAGAGACGGCCAAGGACAACCTATGCTCAGCAGCTGGTTTTCTAGGAAGATGAACCCACTGTGGTAACAGAAGGGTCCTCCTGCCTTATCAACTTCTGCTGAGGTCAGTGGTCGCCAGAACCCACCAGCCTTTTGGACAGGGGGGTACAGAGGGTCGAAAAGAAACTGATTCTCGCGACTAGACTCCTGGAATGAGAAACCACCAGCTGCTTGTAGTTAAACCCATTTCTCCTCACGGCAGCAACATTTACCACCACTGCCCTCTTGTCCGATTCTGTCCCTGAACATCCTGTTAAAGGCAGGGCCTCTGGCTCCCAGGTGTATGATCTACACTAGATGCTGTCTTCGCTGGCCCTGAGTAACGGCGCAGAGAACAGGAGAGTGACTGATCTCTTCACCTCAGGGAGTGGGAAAGGAAGGCAAATTACGGCTGCTTTCTGCCCAACACTGCTGACTCTGAAGGGCAGTCCTGTTGGTGGCACCCTGCTCCTCGCTCAAGGCAGGGATGGGGCCCTTGGGAATCAGAGGCCCCTAGTCTAGACCTTGGGCCATGCCTACTTTCTGGGCTCAGTGAGTGTGGGGAGCACTCATGACTACACTGAGATAGCCAGTCAAGAGAAACTTTCCATTTTAGCGTGGATTGTATTTTACGTTCTATTTTAAGAGGCAATGACTGACTCGGAGCCAAAGGCAGAGAGACGGATATAATTCTAtacacaaatcaaaaaaaaatttctttttttcctataacaCAATTTAATGAAACATTCCAAATGAGATAACTTATTGCAACATTTCAGGCTTTTTGGTGGAAGGGGAATTTTTTGTTTTACCCTGAGTAGAAGATCAtcgctttgtgtttttttttccttcttttttttgtttttgctttccgTTTTTTTGTTTAGAAATCATATGACTAAGCTGAGCAAGCCACATCCTTCTATGCACTGTACTAGGCTGTATGCAAAATCCCGAGGGGTGAGAGACGGAGATGGGAGGGGGCAACCGAAAGCCTGGCTGGAACCCAGAACCAGGACACCCGGCCTGCCGATGACACGCCGCCTGAACAGAACTCCCGTAAAGCTGCACCTTCTCCTAATCAGCAAAATGCAGCTCTTCTGCTCTGCGGAAGAAGATATCGTTCAAGGAAGGCAGACCACCAACCAGCAACTGGCCATAAATGCATGTCCGCTCTGGGACAAAGCAGAGACGTTCCCCAAGAAAAATTCACTGTGATCTgcaagcccctggcaaccaacggagagagagagaacctggaAGGCAAAGACTGTGATCACGTCGCTGGAACCTGCTCTGCACACGTGCCATGGACAGAGAGCTGTCAACAACTCACCTAGGGTCCCTGCGGAAGCAGACCATCCCCGCAGCCTCGGGCCAGGCTTCTAGCTGCCCGTCTGCGCTGCAGCTGGCTGCAGGATGACACCTGCCATAGTCACCCTGAGCTCCACCAACACCAAGCGCAGACAACAAAACCATCTCACTCGATCCCTGTCCAGCTCACGGCTGGCTGACCTGCCTTTGCCACTGCCCTCTCTGATGGAGCGAGGGTCTGGCCTTCCAAGCAAGCTTCAGCCTCAGACTCAAAAGACACACAGGGAGCAGCAACACCCGACACACTGAACTCTACTGCCCAGACTACAAAGGCCCCAGTGCAAGTGATGGGCAGCATCAGATTGATGGAAACCACACCctttcatttagaatttttatgcATACGAGTAACCTTAATTTCCAAGTTCACATGACAATAAGCAAAAGTGACATACAGTGCAGCCAAACAGTTCATTTATAActtagctttttttgtttgttttgtttttgtttttttgtttttttccaaagatCAGTTCCTTAAAAATGGATGCTCCTGGgatatgaataaagaaaatacgTCTGAAAGGTGAGGATTTCAAACAGTAGATTTCTTCATCCTTCAAACTGCTGACCCCGTGATGGTAGGCATCGCGCCTTCTGCTTCCTGCTCAGCCTCTGTTCCTGGAGGTGAGCACACCTGGGCCTTTCACTTGGAGAAGCTGCTGCTCAGGcccatctcctcctcttcctgaagTAGTGCTTCGATGGGAATCAGATTGGACGGGGTGTCCAGGTGCTGGAGGGACAGAAACTCTGACATATCCATGGCACGTAATGTTTCTGTCTGAGGGTCTGAAGGAGTCACTGCTTGTCTGCTTTGCTCACAGGAAGAGGATGCGGCGGAGGATGACGACAGGGGGATCGGTGGTGGGGAGAAAGTCTGTGGTGGTAGCTTCAGGCTGGGCTCATCGGGAGGCTGGGTGCTCAGCgctggagggggcggggaaggaCAGCCCTTCCTCCTGCTGGCCGCCCGCTCCTTGGCAGAGTCCCGGCACGCACACTGA
Encoded proteins:
- the C1H1orf122 gene encoding uncharacterized protein C1orf122 homolog isoform X1, whose translation is MEWGPGSDWSRGEAAGVDRGKAGLGLGGRPPPQPPRDERAQQLLDAVEQRQRQLLDTIAACEEMLRQLGRRRPEPAGGGNVSAKPGAPSQPAVSTRGGFPKDAGDGATEP
- the C1H1orf122 gene encoding uncharacterized protein C1orf122 homolog isoform X2 gives rise to the protein MLRQLGRRRPEPAGGGNVSAKPGAPSQPAVSTRGGFPKDAGDGATEP
- the YRDC gene encoding threonylcarbamoyl-AMP synthase; translation: MSPARRCRGLRAAVAASVGLSEGPAGPARSGRLLRPPSPARAVPEARLLRLPGCGAVRAANPERAGWTEALRAAVAELRAGAVVAVPTDTLYGLACSASCSEALGAVYRVKGRSETKPLAVCLGRVADVYRYCHVRVPEELLKDLLPGPVTLVMERSKELNKDLNPFTPLVGIRIPDHAFMQDLAQVFGGPLALTSANLSSEASSLNVQEFQDLWPYLSLVIDGGPIGDGQSPECRLGSTVVDLSVPGEFGIIRPGCALESTLAILQKYGLLPSHGSCL